In Oceanidesulfovibrio indonesiensis, a single window of DNA contains:
- a CDS encoding polyphenol oxidase family protein: MDVTGIPFVFPGLENRVRCFFQTREGGASAEPFAAGNISLSVGDDPAAVRANRKALQRRLSFAHWQEARQVHGVDVLLDPPPSDIEQDGKAEADGLATTEPGRALVVKTADCQPLFIAHTGGDFVAALHVGWRGNVQEFPKSAVAALCDHYQVPPDNLTAVRGPSLGPGASEFTGFDTEFGPDYEQYLNRDTMRVDLWRLTRDQLIDAGLRPERLFGLDLCTCSLRRSFFSYRAEKTCGRQASLIWLI; this comes from the coding sequence GAAAACCGGGTGCGATGCTTCTTCCAGACCCGGGAAGGCGGCGCGAGCGCGGAGCCGTTCGCCGCGGGCAACATCTCCTTGTCTGTGGGCGACGACCCGGCCGCCGTGCGCGCCAACCGCAAGGCCCTGCAAAGGCGGCTCAGCTTCGCCCATTGGCAGGAAGCCCGCCAGGTGCACGGCGTGGACGTGCTTCTGGACCCGCCGCCCAGCGACATCGAACAGGACGGCAAGGCCGAGGCGGACGGCCTCGCCACCACCGAGCCGGGACGGGCTCTGGTGGTAAAAACCGCGGACTGCCAGCCCCTGTTCATTGCGCACACCGGCGGGGACTTCGTGGCCGCATTACACGTGGGTTGGCGGGGCAACGTGCAGGAGTTCCCCAAATCCGCCGTGGCCGCGCTGTGCGACCATTACCAGGTGCCCCCGGACAACCTGACTGCGGTCCGAGGCCCATCCCTCGGTCCCGGCGCCAGCGAGTTCACCGGCTTCGACACCGAATTCGGTCCGGACTACGAGCAGTATCTGAACCGCGACACCATGCGCGTCGATCTGTGGCGGCTGACGCGGGACCAGCTCATTGACGCCGGCCTGCGGCCGGAGCGGTTATTCGGGCTGGACCTGTGCACCTGTTCGCTTCGGCGTAGTTTCTTTTCATACCGGGCGGAGAAGACTTGCGGCAGGCAAGCCAGTCTGATCTGGTTGATTTAG
- the ercA gene encoding alcohol dehydrogenase-like regulatory protein ErcA produces MVAESLLDLRKFVTPEFIFGVGAASLAGRYVHNLSARKPLVVSDPGVMASGWMDRVCQSLDEYGIRYSLFVDVSPNPRDTQVMAGAARYEEKGCDSIVAVGGGSAMDLAKGVGIVHSNQQHILEFEGADNVLLPGPPLVCIPTTAGSSADVSQFTIITDTTRNVKIAIVSKTVVPDAALIDPELTTTMDSELTAHTGLDALTHAIEAYVSNANSPVTDLFALEAIRRINRFLPAALERGYDLEARAGMMLGSMYAGIAFSNAILGAVHAMAHSLGGLKDLPHGVCNAVLLDHVVNFNFDAARERYLEVGRAMGAELAPGMSPEAEKNAVLDAVRKLKRKAGVNVRLSDLGVTTEDLAPLARHAASDPCLATNPATASAEELEQLYAQAL; encoded by the coding sequence ATGGTTGCGGAAAGTCTTCTCGACCTGCGAAAATTCGTGACTCCCGAGTTCATTTTCGGCGTCGGCGCTGCGTCTCTTGCCGGCCGGTATGTGCACAATCTGAGCGCGCGCAAGCCCCTCGTGGTCAGCGACCCCGGCGTCATGGCCAGCGGCTGGATGGATCGTGTCTGTCAAAGCCTCGACGAATACGGTATCCGGTACTCCCTGTTCGTGGACGTCAGTCCCAACCCGCGTGACACCCAGGTCATGGCCGGGGCCGCCCGGTATGAGGAAAAAGGATGCGACTCCATCGTCGCCGTGGGCGGCGGCAGCGCCATGGACCTCGCCAAGGGCGTGGGCATCGTCCACTCCAACCAGCAACACATCCTGGAGTTCGAAGGCGCGGACAACGTGCTCCTGCCGGGCCCGCCCCTGGTTTGCATTCCCACCACGGCGGGGAGTTCGGCGGACGTCTCGCAATTCACCATCATCACCGACACAACGCGCAATGTGAAGATCGCCATCGTCTCCAAAACCGTGGTGCCGGACGCGGCGCTCATCGATCCTGAGCTGACCACGACGATGGACAGCGAACTCACGGCGCACACCGGGCTGGATGCGCTCACCCACGCCATCGAAGCGTACGTCTCCAACGCCAACTCGCCGGTCACCGACCTCTTCGCTCTGGAAGCCATCCGGCGCATCAACAGATTCCTTCCGGCGGCCTTGGAGCGCGGCTATGATCTGGAAGCCCGCGCCGGCATGATGCTCGGCTCCATGTACGCCGGCATCGCATTTTCCAACGCCATCCTCGGCGCGGTGCACGCCATGGCCCACAGCCTGGGCGGTCTCAAGGATCTGCCCCACGGCGTGTGCAACGCCGTGCTGCTGGACCATGTCGTCAACTTCAATTTCGACGCGGCACGGGAACGCTACCTGGAGGTCGGCAGGGCCATGGGCGCAGAGTTGGCCCCCGGCATGTCCCCGGAGGCAGAAAAAAACGCCGTGCTGGACGCCGTGCGAAAGCTGAAGCGCAAGGCCGGCGTGAACGTCCGGCTCTCGGATCTCGGAGTGACGACGGAAGACCTCGCCCCGCTTGCGCGACATGCGGCTTCCGATCCATGTCTGGCGACCAACCCTGCAACGGCGTCGGCCGAGGAACTCGAACAGCTCTATGCGCAGGCGCTCTGA
- a CDS encoding PAS domain-containing sensor histidine kinase yields the protein MRRRSDQTPPCPAPDTLRDKLIGLGERSIRKSYYPELQRRIFELERFRALLDQSNEAIFLASAESGLVVDCNYSASRLLGRPPEEINDKPFSSILRPITEAQIDRRLAKVGDSSRLLDAIETDVEREDGIVPVEFSLRIVRMGEETYVVAVARDITDRKRAEEELAAMNRRLEELVEERTLDLEAKARELESANRRLQQLDALKSSFLSAVSHDLRTPLTSIQGFAKIIERDFNRTFRGMVAGDLHTKRRAKRIGDNLSIINEETQRLTRLISDLLDISKIESGTIVWKDELIELAALAERAVDSVRFKAASQRSRLKTEIPPKLPLLEADPDRIMQVLINLLDNAIKFSPGGTVQLRAHEDNEGRSIRISVEDTGPGIPENELSAIFETFHQARHGDAMPKGVDRGTGLGLSICRQIVEHYGGAIWAESVLGHGATFHVRLPAAACWSQKACDMSA from the coding sequence ATGCGCAGGCGCTCTGACCAGACTCCCCCCTGCCCCGCCCCGGACACGCTGCGGGACAAGCTCATAGGACTGGGCGAACGCTCCATCCGCAAGAGCTACTACCCGGAGCTGCAACGCCGCATCTTCGAGCTGGAGCGTTTCCGCGCGTTACTGGACCAGAGCAACGAGGCCATCTTCCTGGCCTCTGCGGAAAGCGGCCTGGTGGTGGACTGCAACTACTCGGCGTCCCGCCTGCTGGGGCGTCCCCCGGAAGAGATCAACGACAAGCCTTTCTCCTCCATTCTCCGACCAATCACCGAAGCGCAGATCGACCGCCGTCTTGCCAAGGTCGGCGACTCCAGCCGGTTGCTGGACGCCATCGAGACCGATGTGGAACGCGAGGATGGCATCGTACCCGTGGAATTTTCCCTGCGCATAGTGCGCATGGGCGAGGAGACATACGTGGTGGCCGTGGCCCGCGACATAACGGACCGCAAGCGCGCCGAGGAAGAACTGGCCGCCATGAACCGCCGGCTCGAGGAGCTCGTGGAAGAGCGCACTCTGGATCTGGAAGCCAAGGCCAGGGAGCTCGAATCGGCCAACCGCCGCCTCCAGCAGCTCGACGCCCTGAAGTCGAGCTTCCTGTCCGCCGTGTCGCACGACCTGCGAACGCCTCTCACGTCCATTCAGGGCTTTGCCAAGATCATCGAACGCGACTTCAACCGAACGTTCAGGGGCATGGTTGCCGGCGACCTGCACACGAAACGCCGCGCCAAGCGCATAGGCGACAACCTCTCCATCATCAACGAGGAAACGCAGCGGCTTACGCGGCTCATCTCGGACCTGCTCGATATCTCCAAGATCGAATCCGGCACCATCGTGTGGAAGGACGAACTCATTGAACTTGCCGCGCTGGCGGAACGCGCTGTGGATTCCGTGAGGTTCAAGGCGGCGAGTCAGCGGAGCCGACTGAAGACTGAAATACCACCAAAGCTGCCTTTGCTGGAGGCTGACCCGGACAGGATCATGCAGGTGCTGATCAACCTGCTGGACAACGCCATCAAATTCTCGCCCGGCGGCACGGTGCAGCTCCGTGCGCACGAGGACAACGAGGGCCGGTCCATCCGCATATCCGTGGAAGACACCGGACCAGGCATTCCCGAGAACGAACTTTCCGCCATTTTCGAGACGTTCCACCAGGCCAGACACGGCGACGCCATGCCCAAAGGCGTGGACCGCGGCACCGGACTCGGTCTGTCCATCTGCCGGCAGATTGTGGAGCACTACGGCGGCGCCATCTGGGCCGAATCCGTTCTCGGCCACGGCGCAACCTTCCATGTTCGGTTGCCGGCCGCGGCCTGCTGGTCCCAGAAGGCGTGCGACATGTCCGCCTAG